One genomic region from Argentina anserina chromosome 2, drPotAnse1.1, whole genome shotgun sequence encodes:
- the LOC126783835 gene encoding uncharacterized protein LOC126783835 produces MIAVLQSSKKKKKLSESLLMTWPIIFVFPPPASVFITAMSVISLTGLAYCGFSEVRGNHLQYSKFWKISNKSDPQKSKQIFISARRGMQILYAPAFLAGLTSLVFFPHNDDIRYLLLSSALTIHFLKRLLEVQFVHKYSGGMALDSAFPITLSYFMSTVTAIYAQHLTITQGLPEPPVDLKYPGILLFLLGISGNFYHHYILSQLRPSSSSSPSKSQSNDDKDYKIPRGGLFGLVICPHYLFEIIGFLGFSFIAQTLYAFTFTVGTIFYLIGRSYATRRWYRSKFKHFPQNVKALIPYLY; encoded by the exons ATGATAGCAG TTCTTCAATCtagcaagaagaagaagaaactctCGGAATCACTGCTCATGACGTGGCCCATCATATTTGTTTTTCCGCCACCGGCATCTGTGTTCATCACGGCCATGTCAGTCATCAGCCTCACAGGGTTAGCTTATTGCGGGTTCTCGGAGGTGAGAGGAAACCACCTGCAGTATTCCAAGTTCTGGAAGATTAGCAATAAATCCGATCCTCAGAAATCAAAGCAGATTTTCATATCTGCTAGAAGAGGCATGCAGATTCTCTATGCTCCCGCATTTCTGGCTGGTCTCACATCCTTGGTGTTCTTCCCCCATAACGATGATATTAGATATCTGTTGCTCTCTTCAGCGCTCACCATTCACTTCCTCAAGCGACTTTTGGAG GTTCAATTTGTTCACAAGTACAGTGGAGGGATGGCGCTTGATTCTGCATTTCCTATCACTCTCAGTTACTTCATGTCTACTGTCACTGCAATCTATGCTCAGCACCTCACTATAACCCAAGGGCTACCAGAGCCACCAGTTGACTTGAAGTACCCTggaattctattgtttctaCTTGGGATATCTGGTAATTTCTACCATCACTACATTCTTTCCCAATTGAGACCATCATCCTCTTCGTCTCCATCAAAGTCACAGAGCAATGACGATAAGGATTATAAGATTCCAAGGGGTGGATTGTTTGGGCTAGTGATATGCCCTCACTATCTCTTTGAAATCATAGGATTTTTAGGGTTCTCTTTTATTGCTCAGACCTTGTATGCATTTACCTTCACGGTCGGAACAAtattctatttgattggaaGGAGCTATGCTACTAGAAGATGGTATCGTtccaagtttaagcattttcCCCAAAATGTCAAGGCTCTCATTCCATATCTTTATTAG
- the LOC126783834 gene encoding uncharacterized protein LOC126783834 — translation MLNNEAYAPPLHSLPRSPSSVCYTPTNASKPLRATTTSSSSSVTMKNINSNNSNDDFEASAASFAPATLFVIYARNRIGLLGAYFSTVYVDVATLTIFSSSIKRREEEAEGITLIMGWPIIFLFPPPDSLFITAMAVISFTGCAHAGLSEVRGIHLQYSKFWKSGSQKSNQIYISARRGMQLAYTPPFLAGLTSLVFFPHCDDIRYLLLSSALIIHFLKRLLEVQFVHKYSGGVALDSGITITVSYLMSTVAAIYAQHLTITQGLREPPIDLKYPGILLFLLGISGNFYHHYLLSQLRSSSSLFRSHSQTNDDKEYKIPRGGLFELVICPHYLFEIIEFVGFSFISQTLYTFAFVVGTTFYLIGRSYATRKWYLSRFKHFPQKVKALIPYLY, via the exons ATGCTAAATAATGAGGCCTACGCTCCACCACTCCACTCCCTCCCCCGATCACCGTCCTCCGTCTGCTACACCCCAACCAATGCCTCCAAACCTCTCCgagccaccaccacctcctcctcctcctctgtcACCATGAAAAACATCAACTCCAACAACTCCAATGACGACTTTGAAGCCTCGGCCGCGTCCTTTGCACCCGCCACGCTATTCGTGATCTACGCCCGTAACCGCATCGGCCTCCTCGGCGCCTATTTTTCTACTGTTTATGTTGATGTGGCAA CTCTCACCATATTTAGTTCTTCAATCAAGAGAcgagaagaagaagctgagGGGATCACATTGATCATGGGGTGGCCAATCATATTTCTTTTCCCACCACCAGATTCACTGTTCATCACAGCCATGGCAGTCATCAGCTTCACAGGGTGTGCTCATGCCGGGTTATCGGAGGTGAGAGGGATCCACCTGCAGTATTCCAAGTTCTGGAAATCTGGTTCTCAGAAATCAAATCAGATTTACATATCCGCTAGAAGAGGCATGCAGCTTGCTTATACTCCCCCATTTCTAGCTGGGCTCACTTCGTTGGTGTTCTTTCCCCATTGCGATGACATCAGATACCTTTTGCTCTCTTCAGCTCTCATCATTCACTTCCTCAAAAGACTGTTGGAG GTTCAGTTTGTTCACAAGTACAGTGGAGGGGTAGCGCTTGATTCTGGGATTACTATTACTGTCAGTTACTTGATGTCTACTGTGGCTGCAATTTATGCTCAGCACCTTACAATAACCCAAGGGCTACGGGAGCCACCAATTGATTTAAAGTACCCTggaattctattgtttctgctTGGGATATCTGGTAATTTCTATCATCACTACCTTCTTTCCCAACTGAGATCATCTTCCTCTTTGTTTCGGTCACACTCACAAACCAATGACGATAAGGAGTACAAAATCCCAAGGGGTGGATTGTTTGAGCTAGTGATATGCCCTCACTATCTCTTTGAAATCATAGAATTTGTAGGattctcttttatttctcaGACCTTGTATACATTCGCCTTCGTGGTCGGAACAACATTCTATTTGATTGGTAGGAGCTATGCTACAAGGAAATGGTATCTTTCTAGGTTTAAACATTTTCCCCAAAAGGTCAAGGCTCTCATCCCATATCTTTATTAA